In Oncorhynchus kisutch isolate 150728-3 linkage group LG5, Okis_V2, whole genome shotgun sequence, a genomic segment contains:
- the LOC109891258 gene encoding sodium- and chloride-dependent GABA transporter 2 → MAGPLLAGRHETLPGPMQVAQQRVNERGQWENKFEFILTVAGAIVGLGNIWRFPYLCYKNGGGAFFIPYILYLVTCGIPLFILETALGQYTSQGGITCWRKICPLFEGMGYAAQVITIYGCMTYIVILVWAFLYLFSSFTADLPWANCNNAWNTDFCVTFGTRNASTNWTVPLLNVSSSVVEFWHRRVLRMSDGIESLGGIRWELALCLLLSWAICYFCIWKGVRSTGKAAYFTATFPYVMLAVLFVRGVTLPGAKDGIFYYLYPNVTRLADPQVWMDAGTQIFYSYAICLGYLTSLGSYNKYNNNCYKDSFYLCLLNSGTSFVSGFAIFSILGYMAGEQGVDISVVAESGPGLVFIVYPQAVSLLPCPQFWAVCFFTMIILLGVDSQFVALESLMTSVTDFYPNLIRKGYRRELLLLLICCCCYLVGLIMITEGGLYIIQLFDHYVCSGATLLLLSICQSLSIGWIYGAERFCDNIEDMIGYRPSSLLKYCWLYITPTIGTVTFVFSLLKYSPLKFNNTYVYPWWAYGLGWILAMSSLSLIPITMVYKLYQAKGTFWQRLQTVCRPADDLPMMKKEMAGLYALDRVTEDEKTYNNNL, encoded by the exons ATGGCAGGTCCTCTCTTGGCAGGCAGGCATGAGACTCTCCCCGGGCCGATGCAGGTTGCCCAACAGAGGGTCAATGAACGAGGCCAGTGGGAGAACAAATTTGAGTTTATTCTAACTGTGGCTGGCGCAATTGTTGGACTTGGAAATATATGGAGATTTCCCTATCTTTGTTACAAGAACGGTGGGG GTGCGTTCTTCATCCCGTACATCCTGTACCTGGTGACCTGTGGCATCCCTCTGTTCATCCTGGAGACGGCTCTGGGACAGTACACCAGCCAGGGGGGCATCACCTGCTGGAGGAAAATCTGCCCGCTGTTTGAGG GAATGGGCTATGCCGCCCAGGTGATCACTATATATGGATGTATGACCTACATAGTGATTCTGGTGTGGGCTTTCCTCTACCTGTTCTCATCCTTCACTGCTGACCTGCCATGGGCTAACTGCAACAATGCTTGGAACACAG ATTTTTGTGTGACATTTGGCACCAGGAATGCCAGCACTAATTGGACTGTTCCACTCCTGAATGTGTCATCTTCCGTTGTGGAGTTTTGGCA CCGGCGAGTGCTGAGAATGTCAGATGGAATTGAGTCATTGGGAGGCATTAGATGGGAGCTGGCTCTGTGTCTTCTGCTGTCCTGGGCCATCTGCTACTTCTGTATCTGGAAAGGAGTTAGGTCTACAGGGAAG GCAGCCTACTTCACGGCCACCTTCCCCTATGTAATGCTAGCGGTGCTATTTGTCCGAGGAGTGACCCTTCCAGGAGCTAAAGATGGCATATTCTACTACTTGTATCCCAATGTTACACGCCTAGCTGATCCACAG GTTTGGATGGATGCAGGAACCCAGATATTCTATTCTTACGCCATATGCCTGGGCTACCTGACCTCTCTTGGAAGCTACAACAAATACAACAACAACTGCTACAA AGATTCCTTCTACCTGTGCTTGTTGAACAGTGGGACCAGCTTTGTGTCTGGTTTCGCCATTTTCTCCATACTGGGTTATATGGCTGGAGAACAGGGTGTGGACATCTCTGTGGTTGCTGAGTCAG GTCCTGGCCTGGTCTTCATAGTGTACCCTCAGGCAGTGTCCCTGCTCCCCTGCCCTCAGTTCTGGGCTGTCTGCTTCTTCACCATGATCATCCTGTTGGGAGTAGATAGCCAG TTTGTCGCCCTTGAGAGCCTTATGACCTCCGTAACGGACTTCTATCCCAACCTCATCAGAAAGGGCTACCGGAGGGAGCTTCTGCTGCTGCtcatctgctgctgctgctacctgGTCGGTCTCATCATGATCACAGAG GGTGGCCTCTACATCATCCAGCTGTTTGATCATTATGTGTGCAGTGGTGCCACTCTGCTGCTCCTCTCCATATGCCAGTCACTCAGTATTGGATGGATATATG GTGCTGAACGCTTCTGTGACAACATTGAGGATATGATTGGCTACAGGCCCTCCTCCCTGCTGAAGTACTGTTGGCTCTACATTACTCCAACTATTGGCACC GTAACCTTTGTATTCTCGCTGCTGAAGTACAGCCCTCTGAAGTTCAACAACACCTATGTGTACCCGTGGtgggcctatgggctaggctggATCCTGGctatgtcctccctctctctcatccccatcACCATGGTCTACAAACTGTACCAGGCCAAAGGGACTTTCTGGCAG CGCCTCCAGACAGTCTGTCGGCCAGCAGATGACCTTCCTATGATGAAGAAGGAGATGGCAGGTCTCTATGCTCTGGACCGTGTAACTGAAGATGAGAAGACCTACAACAATAATCTATAG